The Antarcticibacterium sp. 1MA-6-2 genome has a window encoding:
- a CDS encoding PKD domain-containing protein, with protein MKKGKILIYGLLLFLGVTACENDDSSEIFWPARADFNYSPSAPLAGDEIVFDAEPRPGSGEITSWSWNFGDENSTTSTVMDPTFVFENSGTYEVVLTINDASQNEYQVTKTVTVLPQPTDVFESRIVWDFTTGSEISGINDGSSSPVIGDDGTIYYTQSRAGLESKIVAVKDNGETAELKWLSSYMGGDIPNAPSIGPDGNIFINAWVDEQAISKIDATDGSIMWSGGIGTDVSNNTAAVDSEGNTYHGSRSQGANGGVFSWSPT; from the coding sequence ATGAAAAAAGGAAAAATATTAATATATGGTCTTTTGTTGTTTTTAGGTGTGACAGCATGCGAAAATGATGATTCCTCCGAAATTTTTTGGCCTGCCCGTGCCGATTTTAATTATTCTCCATCTGCTCCTTTGGCAGGTGATGAGATTGTTTTTGATGCCGAGCCAAGACCGGGATCGGGAGAGATCACTTCCTGGAGTTGGAATTTTGGAGATGAAAACTCCACGACTTCTACGGTTATGGATCCCACTTTCGTATTTGAAAATTCCGGAACCTATGAAGTCGTCCTCACAATTAATGATGCTTCTCAAAATGAGTATCAGGTTACCAAAACAGTAACAGTTCTTCCCCAACCTACAGATGTTTTTGAATCAAGAATTGTTTGGGATTTTACTACTGGTTCTGAAATTTCTGGAATAAATGATGGTTCAAGTTCTCCCGTTATTGGTGATGACGGTACTATTTATTATACCCAATCCAGAGCAGGTCTGGAAAGTAAAATCGTCGCTGTTAAAGATAATGGAGAGACAGCAGAGTTAAAATGGCTATCTTCTTACATGGGAGGAGATATTCCTAACGCTCCTTCAATTGGACCAGACGGAAACATTTTTATAAACGCCTGGGTTGATGAACAAGCCATTTCCAAAATTGATGCAACTGACGGGTCAATAATGTGGAGCGGAGGAATTGGAACTGACGTCTCTAATAATACAGCTGCCGTGGATTCTGAAGGTAATACTTATCACGGTTCAAGATCGCAGGGTGCTAATGGAGGAGTTTTCTCATGGAGCCCCACCTAG
- a CDS encoding RagB/SusD family nutrient uptake outer membrane protein gives MAEEIANRLPEEEYTSDRYMFNKYSLKALTMRYALYNERYELAARLAKEIMDSGNYSLYPDYEALFMYEGTDSNNEFIMWQDMASHSGGTYSFSHLGPHYRTGPGESFVVPLKNLVDSYWTLQGNKIDEDTRHTREEYVLNPDLNRDPRFEATIIGHGDIFYEDTINIYNPNSPMFYENTRASASGYWWKKFVDEADAFRGACSGDMNFPLLRYAEVLLTYAEAKIMMGEPDQLSKNAINLIRERAGLDMTEADVTLPRYSSYSQQDWIDLIWNERRIEFAGEGLRYDDIIRWRIAEDVLNKPALGHTRKVNGELQSLFIEERRFEPHMYLWPFHESNLKVEPGLSQNPGY, from the coding sequence TTGGCTGAAGAAATTGCCAACAGGTTGCCCGAAGAGGAGTACACCTCAGATCGTTACATGTTCAACAAATATTCTCTTAAAGCTTTGACCATGAGATATGCTCTTTACAATGAGCGTTATGAATTGGCGGCAAGACTTGCAAAGGAGATTATGGACAGTGGAAATTACTCTTTATATCCAGATTACGAAGCTTTGTTCATGTATGAAGGAACAGATAGTAATAATGAATTTATAATGTGGCAGGATATGGCTAGCCATTCCGGGGGTACTTATTCCTTTAGCCATCTCGGTCCACATTATAGAACAGGTCCCGGTGAATCATTCGTAGTTCCTTTAAAAAATCTGGTGGACTCGTATTGGACCCTGCAGGGAAATAAAATTGATGAAGATACGCGCCATACGAGAGAAGAATATGTATTAAATCCCGATTTAAACCGTGATCCAAGATTTGAAGCTACAATTATTGGTCATGGTGATATCTTCTATGAAGATACCATTAATATTTACAATCCTAATAGCCCAATGTTTTACGAAAACACAAGAGCCAGTGCTTCGGGATACTGGTGGAAAAAGTTCGTAGATGAAGCTGATGCTTTTAGAGGTGCTTGTAGTGGTGACATGAATTTTCCTTTACTAAGATACGCTGAGGTTCTCTTAACTTATGCTGAAGCAAAAATCATGATGGGGGAACCAGATCAATTGTCCAAGAATGCAATTAACCTGATTAGGGAAAGAGCTGGTTTGGACATGACCGAAGCTGATGTTACTCTGCCTCGTTACTCCTCCTACTCCCAGCAGGATTGGATCGATCTAATATGGAATGAAAGAAGAATTGAATTTGCCGGGGAAGGTTTGAGATATGATGATATAATAAGATGGAGAATTGCCGAAGATGTTTTAAACAAGCCTGCTCTTGGACACACCAGAAAAGTAAATGGTGAATTACAGTCCTTATTTATAGAAGAACGACGTTTTGAACCTCATATGTATTTATGGCCATTTCATGAAAGTAATTTAAAGGTAGAACCGGGTTTAAGTCAAAATCCTGGCTATTAG